A single Triticum dicoccoides isolate Atlit2015 ecotype Zavitan chromosome 2A, WEW_v2.0, whole genome shotgun sequence DNA region contains:
- the LOC119355758 gene encoding (-)-isopiperitenone reductase-like, whose translation MEGAISSGPNPRIAVVTGGNKGIGFEVCRQLASHGVAVVLTARDEPRGAEAVEKLRALGLAQVIFHQLDVTDTSSIATLFVFLKTRFGKLDILVNNAAIGGVEYLQELHANEEKFAGMDFDQMLEWMVKNVREPVDSAKKGVQTNYYGTKHVTEAVLPLLQSSSEGRIVNVSSLFGLLRLISNEEVRQELNDIDNLTEERLDELLDRFLREFEADALEARGWPMGCSAYKVAKAAMNAYSRLLSRRHPALRVNCVHPGYVKTGITMNSGVLTPEEGARNVVKVALAPEGGPTGKFFAEDEEASFV comes from the exons ATGGAAGGAGCCATCTCCAGCGGGCCAAATCCGAG GATTGCCGTCGTCACCGGCGGCAACAAGGGGATCGGCTTCGAGGTGTGCCGGCAACTGGCCAGCCATGGAGTCGCGGTCGTTCTGACGGCCCGGGACGAGCCGAGGGGCGCGGAGGCAGTCGAGAAGCTCAGAGCGCTGGGGCTCGCCCAAGTCATCTTCCATCAGCTGGATGTCACGGACACTTCCAGCATTGCTACACTGTTCGTTTTCCTGAAGACCCGCTTTGGCAAACTAGACATTCTG GTGAACAATGCCGCAATCGGTGGGGTTGAGTACCTCCAAGAACTCCATGCCAACGAGGAAAAG TTTGCCGGCATGGATTTCGACCAGATGCTTGAATGGATGGTGAAGAACGTCCGTGAACCCGTCGACAGTGCAAAGAAAGGCGTGCAGACGAACTACTACGGCACGAAGCATGTAACCGAGGCCGTGCTGCCTTTGCTGCAATCTTCCTCCGAGGGAAGAATTGTGAACGTCTCCTCCCTATTTGGGCTGCTAAGG CTTATCAGCAACGAGGAGGTGAGGCAGGAGCTCAATGACATCGACAACCTGACAGAGGAAAGGCTGGACGAGCTGCTGGACAGGTTCCTCAGGGAATTCGAGGCCGACGCGCTGGAGGCGCGCGGATGGCCCATGGGGTGCTCTGCGTACAAGGTGGCCAAGGCCGCCATGAACGCCTACTCGAGGTTGCTGTCGAGGAGGCACCCCGCGCTGCGCGTCAACTGCGTGCATCCAGGCTACGTCAAGACGGGCATAACCATGAACTCGGGCGTCCTGACGCCCGAGGAGGGCGCGCGTAAcgtggtgaaggtggcgctggcgCCGGAGGGCGGGCCGACGGGCAAGTTCTTCGCCGAGGACGAGGAGGCATCGTTCGTGTGA
- the LOC119355759 gene encoding salutaridine reductase-like, whose amino-acid sequence MEGIIPSQPNTRVAVVTGGNKGIGFEVCRQLASGGITVVLTAQDETRGGEAAERLKALGLSGVVFHRLEITDASGAATLAGFLEARFGKLDILASFFVSFSVYYYYSIRYQEEKFAGLDFHQRVEWMLKNARETIDSAKNTVQTNYYGTKHVIEALLPLLQASSEGRIVNVSSNYGLLRHIGNEEVRQELNDVDNLTQGRLDELLEKFIKDFEAGALEMHGWPTKFSAYKVAKAAMNAYTRILARRHPELRVNCAHPGFVKTDMSMGFGVLTPEEGARNLAKVTLLPGGGPTGAYFAQGEEAPFV is encoded by the exons ATGGAAGGAATCATCCCCAGCCAGCCAAACACGAG GGTCGCCGTGGTCACCGGAGGGAACAAGGGGATCGGCTTCGAGGTGTGCCGGCAGCTGGCCAGCGGCGGCATCACCGTCGTCTTGACGGCCCAGGATGAGACGAGGGGCGGGGAGGCCGCGGAGAGGCTCAAAGCGCTGGGGCTCTCTGGTGTCGTCTTCCATCGTCTGGAGATCACGGACGCTTCGGGCGCCGCTACGCTAGCTGGTTTTCTCGAGGCCCGCTTTGGCAAGCTAGACATTCTGGCAAGTTTTTTCGTTTCATTTTCAGTTTATtactactacagta TTCGATATCAAGAGGAAAAG TTCGCTGGCCTGGATTTCCACCAGAGAGTTGAGTGGATGTTGAAGAATGCCCGGGAGACCATCGACAGCGCAAAGAACACCGTGCAGACCAACTACTACGGCACGAAGCATGTTATCGAAGCCCTGCTGCCTCTGCTTCAAGCTTCGTCCGAGGGAAGAATAGTAAACGTCTCCTCCAATTATGGACTGCTAAGG CATATCGGCAACGAGGAGGTGAGGCAGGAGCTCAACGACGTCGACAACCTGACACAGGGGAGGCTGGACGAGCTGCTGGAGAAGTTCATCAAGGACTTCGAGGCCGGCGCGTTGGAGATGCACGGGTGGCCCACGAAGTTCTCGGCGTACAAGGTGGCCAAGGCCGCCATGAACGCCTACACGAGGATCCTGGCGAGGAGGCACCCTGAGCTGCGCGTCAACTGCGCGCACCCAGGCTTCGTCAAGACCGACATGAGCATGGGGTTCGGGGTCCTGACGCCGGAGGAGGGCGCACGCAACTTGGCCAAGGTGACGCTGCTGCCTGGCGGCGGGCCGACCGGCGCCTACTTCGCCCAGGGCGAGGAGGCGCCGTTCGTGTGA